Genomic window (Prionailurus bengalensis isolate Pbe53 chromosome E3, Fcat_Pben_1.1_paternal_pri, whole genome shotgun sequence):
caaaaataaataaaaaacgttgaaaaaaatttttttaaataaaagcacttaggacagtgcctggtcTTTAATAAGAGTTCAAATAagcattagctattattattatcccccaTCCCAGTCCATAGCACCGCACCTATTACTTAGTaggttcattttaaaaaatgaattaattcctCACAGATGAGAATTTTCCAGATATCttgctgaaaacaaaacatagtatATTTTAACCATTTCCCCCAGGAACTTTCCTCCAATGGCACACATTTTTGAGGGCACTCAAGCGTGAATGGTGGTGATGGGAATTCAAGCTAGATAGTCTTCAGCGTCCCTCCCAATTACGAGGTTCCAAGACCTAGGGACATAATCCCCTGCCTTCTTGGACAGGATTGCAAACAATTCAAATTCCTCTAAACCAAGCACTGTCCATTAGAATGTCCTACAATGTTCTATACCTGTGATGTCCAGTatgatagccactagccacattgGCTATTGAACATTTGAGATGTGGCTAGTGTAACTGaaaaattgaatatttaatttaattattttttaatttttaaaagtttattttgagagacagagtgggggggggggcagagagagagagggagagagagaatctcaagcaggcaggctccacactgccagcacagagccagatgcagggctcaaactcacgaaccaggagatcatgacccgagccaaaaccaagagttggtcccttaactgactgagtcacccgggcacccctatttGAGCCATTTATTGAACAAGAATCAGTTGGCTCTGAATGAGACCTGAAGGCCTCTCTAACGTGGCCTTTAATGCATTAGCTTGCTGCCTTTGGCTTTGGCTGCTCATCAGCCTTTCTGCCTTagaaagttttcttctgtttagaGTTGCAGGGAATGCAGAGGACAAGTACAGCCAGGGCCAGTTTCCAGAAGGTGGCTCTATGTTTGGCAACAAGAAGAGGTTTAGAATCTTTGTGAGGTGGCCTAGTATAAGCTGGTGGGTCCCTGGGCTGATCCCCTGACACTGAATTATCTACCATCAGGGAGACTCTGGGGGCCCCCTGGTCTGTGAGGAAGGCGGCCAATGGTTCCAGGCAGGAATCACCAGCTTTGGCTTTGGCTGTGGACGGAGGAACCGCCCTGGAGTCTTCACTGCTGTGGCCCCCTATGAGGCATGGATACGGCAACAGGTGATGGGCTCAGAACCTGGGCCTGCCTTTCCCACCCAGTCCTGGGAGCCCCAGCCAGGTCCCTGGGAGCCCACTGATGAGAACTGCACCATTGCCCTGCCAGGTAAGGGAGAAGGACCCCTAGATGTCACCTGGACATGGAAGATTTGAGTTGGGGTGGAAACTGCTGGTGGCCTGGGAGGCCCCCTGACCCAAGTCTCTCACCCCTCAGAGTGCGGGAAGGCACCAAGGCCAGGGACCTGGCCCTGGGAGGCGCGGGTGATGGTGCCAGGATCCAGACCCTGCCATGGGGCGCTGGTGTCTGAAAGCTGGGTCTTGGCACCTGCCAGCTGCTTTCTGGAGTGAGTGAAAACGCAGTCTTAGATTTtttcccctccgcccccccccccccatcggcCTGAGACACTATCGACCTgtccccagcccttcccctggGTAGGGTAGGAGTAGGGGTGGAAGGGCACATCGGTCTGGAGTGCGGGGTTTCACAGGCAGGTGTAGGATCCAGCTTGCAAAGCGGGATCCTAGTCTACTGGGGGCAAGTACGGGGTAGTATAAATTCTATCAAGGATGCCGGGTTCTCTGGAAATCCAGAGTCCAAGCCAGACATGTGCGGGTTTGAGCCGAGTGCGCAGGATGTGGCCCACGTCCCAGTTTCCCCCAACCCGCAGCCCCATCAACTCAGACCTCCTGCCCCGAGACCTAGACAACTGGCGCGTGCTACTGCCCTCGCGTCCGCGCGCAGAGCTGGTGGCACGCTTCGTGCCGCACGAGAATGCCTCATGGGACGACACCTCGGATCTGGCGCTGCTGCAGCTGCAAACGCCGGTGAACCTGAGCACCGCCTCGCGGCCAGTGTGCCTACCTCACCCAGAACACTATTTCCTGCCCAGGAGCCGCTGCCGCCTGGCGCGCTGGGGCCGCGGGGGTGAGCAGGGGCCCCACGCAGGGCTGGGCGGAGCCGGGCCGGACTCCTCTGCAGCGCAggctccctttcttttctcttccagaacCTGAGCCCGGACCCAGCACACTGCTTGAGGCAGAGCTGTTGGGCGGCTGGTGGTGTCACTGCCTGTATGGCCGCCAGGGGGAGTCAGTGCCGCCGCCAGGAGACCCTCCACACGCGCTCTGCCCCGCctaccaggaagaggaggaggcggGCCGCTGCTGGGTGAGCGACGGGGGCGGGGCCCGCGGGTCTTAATGCGAGTGGTTGCCAGGGCAGGGTCTGAGAGGAACTAGGAATGAGGCCGAGCACTCTGCGGGCAGGGACGGGATTAAGGCGGGGCCTCTCGCTGGGGGCGGAGCCTAGCCCTGGAGGACTTTGGGGAGGGGCCTGAGACGGGCCCTGGGCGATGTCTGACCTTCTTGCTACCCCTAGATTTAAAGAGAATCTTAAAGTGAGGGCTGACTTCTTACACAGATTACTATTGGAGCCTGGCTTGGAGGAGGTGGGACTTGTTTTGTCTGagtacgagagagagagagagagagagagagagagagagagagagaagtacagGAAAGCCCCAGGACCTTTGATAGCCTCTCATCAACTTGCACATGCTCTTGCTGCAGAACTACTCTCATTGGAGCCTTCTGTGCCAGGAAGAGGGGACCTGGTTCCTGGCTGGAATCAGCGACTTCTCCAGTGGCTGCCTACGTCCCAGAGCCTTCTACCCCCTGCAGACCCATGGCCCATGGATCAGCCATGTGACTCGGGGAGCCTACCTGGAAGACCAGCTGACTTGGGACTGGGGCCCTGAGGGGGAGGAGACTGAGACACAGGCTTGTCCCCCTCACACAGAACATGGTGGTGAGGGCTTAGGGCTAAGAGGGCTTTGGGGCTCCTGCGTGTGCTAAGATCCATGGCAGACCCTTCAGGGGTCAGCTGTGGAGCCCTCACTTAGGTGGTCACCTCCTCTCCCCTAGCCTGTGGCCTGCGGCCAGAGCCAGCTGTGATGGGTATCCTGTGGCCCTGGCTGGCAGAAGTGCATGTGGCTGGAAATCAAGTCTGCACTGGGATCCTCGTGGCCCCAGGCTGGGTCGTGGCAGCCACTCACTGTGTCCTCAGGTGGGTCTCACCCATCTCTTGGGCaagagggaagaaatggaaagatgggcaaaagaacttttttttttttcaaaaggacttttaaaatagTGGGATATAATCCCTTTAGGGCTCTTAAAGTACAGGGAACCACTACAAGTGTTTTGAGATAGAAGAGAAATTTGGAAAGAGGAATAATGAAGGAGCTAGTGGAATGACCTTGGAGTTCATTCTGCCCTGTCCTCTGGATTGGGCAGGACTTTATAGCAATTCGGGGAGCAGGAGGTCACATTGGGCTTTGTTCCAACAGGCCGGGCTTTACAACAGTGCCTTATATTGAAGTGTACCTGGGCCGGGCAGGGGCTAGCCCCCTCCCACAGGGCCACCAGGTATCCCGGTTGGTCATCAGCATCCGTCTGCCCCGACACCTGGGACTTAGGCCCCCCCTTGCCCTCCTGGAGCTGAGCTCCCGGGTGGAACCTTCGCCATCAGCCTTGCCCATCTGCCTTCACCCAGGGGGTATCCCCCTAGGGGCCAGCTGTTGGGTGCTGGGCTGGAAGGACCCCCGAGACCGAGGTGAGAGACCCCAGGGTCCTGGGTGTGAGAGGTGACTGAAGGCCAGAATCCCTGTGACaaccctctctcctctctctagtTCCTGTGGCTGCAGCTGTCTCCATCTTGACGCCACGACTCTGTCACTGTCTCTATCAAGGCATTCTGCCTCCTGGGACTCTCTGTGTTCTGTATTCAGAGGGTCAAGAGGATAGGTGTGAGGTAAAGGGGCCTGGGCGTCCTggtccagggaggggagaggcagtgcTGGGCAGCTGGACcctagagagagagcagggttgGAATTCTTGAGTGCTGGGCCCCAAATGGGAAGAAGTGTGCTTCCTAGCTGGACCTCGGAGAGAGACCAGGGGCCTGGATGCCTAAGGATGTAGAGAAGTAGTGCTTTGTGGTTGGACTCTAAGGAGAAGGTGCTGTGGATCAGAAGGAAGGGTAAGAGACCCTTTTGGGTTTGGCCCTGACACTGCAGGTGACCTCAGCACCTCCGCTCCTGTGCCAGACCGAGGGAGGCTCCTGGGTCCTCATGGGCATGGCTGTTCGAGGGAGCCGGGAGCTATTTGCTGCCATTGGCCCTGAAGAAGCCTGGATCGCCCAGACAGTAGGGGAGGCCCATTTCCTGCCTCCCAATGGCTACCCCCACTGGCCCCCTGAAGGCAGCGACCTCTGCCCCCCTGACCTGGCCAGGGCCTCAGGCTCCCCTCAGGCTGCTCTGCTCCTGCTGCTACTATTGCTCCCCCTGATCCAGGGCTGAGGGGGCCTGGGTCCCTTGGCcgcctctccttctcctcctccaccccctccagccctccACTTCCCGCCCTGTAGGGCTGGAATGTGGCCTAACCGGCTTTGTTCCCTAGCCGGAACCTCCAGAGGGCCCCACCCACCCAGACTGCAGCGGCTTCAGATTATTGGGCCTCTGTGCCTGGCTATTTTGGGCACGGGAATCCTTGGGGGCAGTGGGAAGCGGCCAATAAAGGTGTAAACACAGACACGTGGCCTTGTGGCATTGCTGGGGGAAGgctgaggggctgggggaagcCCAAGGGATAGGGCCCATCCCTTCTGGGTCTCTGTGAGTCAGGCCTTGGGCTCCCAGGAAATGTGTCCCTGATAACGTGGCAGCTGTCCTTCATTCCTGCCCCAGGGCGGGGGAGGTTGGGTGGCAGCTGGGTGTGTGTCACCTCCCCAGTGGAATCAGCATCCCTAGCACCTGATAGACACTTCAGCCCTAGCTCAGACCctacttcccttctctctctgccccctgccatcCTCCACCCCTCCCAGACTGAGGGTGAGCATTAGAGGAAGAGTCCAGGAGTCTGGGAGTGCAGAGGGTCTGTCTGCCTTATCCTATATCTACAGACAGCTACCCCTCCTAAACACACCCTGATGAATGCCCCAGAGTGTACACCTCCAGTGCCCTCAGTACACACACATGACACTTATGTCTTCATATCCTTTCATATCCTGCCCAGTGCCTCTAGAGTTTGGGCACCAGCATGTGTCCTTGTATGTACATCCCACTACCTCACCCACCGTTTACTAGTGCACCTCCCTGCATGAATTCAACCACATTCCCTGCTAACTACTAAGTCATGGGGTCTGGGTCTGATAGATAAGTCCATGAAGTGCTCCCAGTGTAGTAGGGAACACCCCTGGCTGGGCATCAGGAATAGGTCATGGAAAAGGTTGATGTTTGAGTACAGAAAAAGGGCAAATGGAGacctggggaaggggaagtgCTAGGGTGGAAGCCGGCTGATAAGGGTGGCAGAGGGGTCACCTCAGGGGCTGGAGTCACCATCTATAGGTAGAGTGGgcagaggatgggggaggggaagcagggagtTCCTGGGAGAttgtggagaggggcagaggttcTTAAAGGGACAGGCTTATCATTAGCTGCCAGATCCCAAAGAGACTATTCCCCTGAATCTCCACAAGGACATACATCCCCACCTGTGTCCCATACCCAGTCACCCATATGCCATTCCCCATAAACATTTAATACACCCATCCTCTCCCCAAACCCACCACAGCCCAATGTTGCTCCCTCTTCCCTGGCTTAGACTCCCTCCGAGTTAGCCAGTTAGCTTCTAGCCCCTCACCCACTCCAGGAATTCCTTGCCCTCCAGGAGAGGCCCCAAAGTTTTGGCTGGGAGGTCCCCAGTCTTATGGAAATTAGGTGGGGAAGTGGGGTCTGTTTTTCTGAGGCTTGAAGCCAACACACATGCCCAGTTGTCCACAGACTTATACACTGATTTAGGATGAACCTGACCCCAACCTGGTCACATGAGCTTTCTTCTCCTGGACCTGTGCCACCTGCACCCTCCACCTGAGACTTTCCCTGGACCACTCTCCTCCCATATTTGCCTTAACACTCTTTCATAGCTCCTCTGGCCTCAGTTGTAACAACACCTTCTTGAGGAACCCTTCTTTATGCCAGCCTACGTCAGGCTCCTGCGAACAGGCCCCCAGAGCACCCGTTCTTCTTTATCAGAGGGCCTAGCTTGAAATTATTCTATAATTGCTATGTGATTATTTGATTCAAAGCTGTCACCTCTAACTTCACTGTGAGCTCAGCGAAGGCAGAGATGGTGTCTGTTTTGTCTcctgtgcctggaacatagtaggcactcaggaaatatttatgagATTATTGGCACTGCCAGTCGCACTCACCACACCTCAGCACACACAGAGGAGGCCGCAGGCTCTATAGAAGGGCCTGAAACGGCAGGTCCAGGGCAGACCCAGGTGTCCTGAGCTCAGATACCAGgctgaaggagggaagaaaggaggagcaCAGTGGCCCCAGGACAACAAAggctgggccaggccctgggggacATAACTGGTCTGGGAGACCTGAAAGACCTGGGGCAAACGGCAGTTGGGTCACACTCTAAGGAGTGCAGCTGTCAGGGGTTTCCAGTCCCTcctggcgcgcgcgcgcgcgcgcgcgcacacacacacacacacacacacacacagggcctAGGGGTCTGGGAGGACTTAGGACTGTGTTGGCAACAAAAGCTGTCGGAGCTAAGTGAGGAGGGCGgggctaggggaggggcaggcaggtaGGTGCCTTTCTCCACGGATCCACCACTCTGGAAGGTCTCTACGTAGTCAGACCGAGCGGGAGACGTGTCCTCACCGGCAGCTGCGGAAACCCCAACGTCTCCCTTTGTGCCTTATTCTTGCCTTGGAcatctcttcccccttcccagcGCGGATTCTAGGATCCCTTCCCACTGGGCCCGACACCTGGATCTTGCCTTCGAAACCAACCCCAGGTCCCTTCGCTTGGGTGCCTGGTGTCTCCCCAGGGGCCCTGGTTCTGGGCCATGGCCCACAGGGCGGGCCTGGGACTTACACAGCTCGAGGCTGTGGCCATTCTGCTTTTACTTGGATTATTCCGGTCCGGTCTTGGTGAGTATGTGTGGGTCAGAGAGTGTGGGGCTCAGGGAAGGGGTGGTGCACGTAAACTGAGGCTATAATCTTTTTCTGGGCACATCCCTTATCCTGGGCTCAAGAATCCCCCAGCTTCAGCCTCCCTAGATCttggcctctgtctctcccttcagCTTCGGCCTCCGGGGAgtcaagggggtggggaggaccgTCCTCTGGAGAAGTGGTAGGTGCTAAGGGGCCTGGGAACTCTGGTCTTTCCTGTTTACCCtttcctcttgctctctccctccaggAGCTGATGGGCAGGAAGGTGAGCcttgcatgggggaggggaaaggaagggaaccGGGATTCAGATTCCAATGGAGTGTTTCATGAGTGCCTGACCCTCTCTGTAGGGCCATCTCACCCACTCTTATTACCTTATGTAAATCCCCCCATTAGTTCTGAAAGATGGGGATTAGAGCCCTAATTCTTcggagaaagaaactgaggtagAGAGTGAAGTGACTTAGCCAAGAGCACACAGCCAATAAGAGGTGTCGCTGAGATTTTACACCCAGATCTGATCCCAAAGGTGGGTCCTTTGAGGAAAATGAACCAGAGGTTTCCTTTCTTCTAAGGCTCACCACTTGACTCTGAGTCTGGTTTTCAATTCCCACTTCACCAGATACTACTGGCTATGTATCCTTGGCCAGTCCCCTCACCTCAAAAATGGAAGTTGGTTATGTTTGTCTCCTGGGGCCCAGTGAGGAGTCATGGAGATAGAAGTGAAAGCCCTCTCCCAGCCTGGCATTGCTTGAACAGTCACTAAATAGTAGCTATTGTAGTTATtatgaggagagaaggaggagctTGGCTGGGCAGTTTTCCCTGCTCCGGGGAAGGTGACTTTGTGAAAGGCTGTTGGGTCCTGCTCCAAACGGCAGCCTCGGTGGGGGTGAGGCAGTCCTGGAAACCAGATGTTCAGTGTGGGAATCCTGTTGTTTGTTCAACACACATCCACCACTCTGTGTGTCCAGCCCTGTGCTCGGCACTGGGGACAAGGAGATCTGCTCCAGTCCCTGTCACTAGGGAATGCCCAGATTGCTGCAGTTGAAACAGTCATAGACCATCATGACTGTGTGATGGGGCAGTGCTGGGTAAAGTATGGGCCCTGGGAGCTTCCAGCATTGTCTAACTCAGCCAGCAGGCTCAGGGCAGGTTAAGGAGTGCCTGACATTTGAATGGTCTCCGTAGGCAAATAGGTCTGCATAGCAGAGTAGGGATGAAGAAAggtattctaggcagagggacCTGGATAAGCAAAGGTCTAGAGGCAAACAAGTGTGTGGCCCAGTGTAAATGTCCAGAGGGATGGCTGGAGTAAATGGTAGTGCCATGGAAGGTAGAGAATGTATCTTAAGGGCAATGTGGAGCCTGGGGAGGATTTAAGCTGAGGTATGACCTGATCAGATTTGTGGTTTATAAAGATCTTCTGACTTGTAAGGAGTGGACTGAATGGAAGGTAGGAGGATCTGAGAGAAAGGAAGGCGCATGAAACTTGGGTTAGGTAATGAGGGTGGTTAAGGGGGCAGAACTAACCATGCCCAGTGAGCAGTGGGGCAAGGACAAAGGGTGGCTGGCTCCTGCGAACTCACTTCCCAAGCTCCAAACCAGATTGTCTGGGCTGTATGGGGAACGGCAGGGCTGAGGACCTGGTATGGGGGCCCCAGAAGGAACCtgaccccctccccttcctccctgggcAGCCTTCTGCGGTGTGGCCTCCCAAGCACGCATCACAGGTGGTAGCAGTGCAGCCGCTGGCCAGTGGCCCTGGCAGGTCAGCATCACCTACGATGGCACCCACGCGTGTGGTGGTTCTCTCGTGTCTGAGCAGTGGGTGCTCTCAGCTGCTCACTGCTTCCCAAGGTACCAGCTGGGTGGTGGGCATGGGGGGGAAGTCAAAGGTGGATCAGTCTAGGCCAGAGGTTGGGATTCTTGGGTTGGGTCGAGGGGTATCAATAAAGTCTGAAAGGATCAGTCAGCAGTGAAGGTCAGAGGTGACAGGTCACAGGGTAAAACTAGCATGCAGTTTGGGATCAGAATCTGGGGTTGGATATAACAAGCCCACAGGGATCAGGGAACTAGGAGAGGTCTCCTGGGTCCCAGCCTTGGCCCCTCTGCCTGCAGGGAGCACGTCAAGGAAGACTATGAGGTAAAGCTTGGGGCCCACCAGCTGGACTCCTACACGCCTGAGGCCGAGGTCCGCACCGTGGCACAGGTCATTTCCCACTCCAGCTACCACCAGGAGGGCTCCCAGGGTGACATTGCACTCCTCCGTCTCAGTAGCCCTGTCACCTTCTCCCGCTACATCCGGCCCATCTGCCTCCCTGCAGCCAACGCCTCCTTCCCCAATGGCCTCCAATGTACTGTCACTGGATGGGGCCACGTGGCGCCCTCAGGTGAGGTGGGCGCTGATGCCTAGAGGCATGGAGGGGTGCCTGACTTAGGGTAGGAGGCCCCAGGTAAGCATCTTTTGCTCCTACAGTGAGCCTCCTGGCCCCCCGGCAGCTTCAGCAACTTGAGGTGCCACTGATCAGCCGAGAGACATGTAACTGTCTGTACAACATTGACGCCAAACCTGAGGAGCCCCACTTTATCCAGCAGGACATGCTGTGTGCTGGCTATGTGAAGGGGGGCAAGGATGCCTGCCAGGTAAATGCAGGGGTTCCAGTGAGACGAGCGCATCTTGGGAGATGAGGGCCGGATGGGGCTGGCGTGGATGACTGGAGGCCTGGGGCCTAGTCTTGACAGTTATGACTTTTCTCTTCAGGGTGACTCTGGGGGCCCACTCTCCTGCCTTGTGGGGGGCCTCTGGTACCTGGCAGGCATTGTGAGCTGGGGCGATGCCTGTGGGGCCCCCAACAGGCCTGGCGTGTACACTCTGACCTCCAGCTATGCCTCCTGGATTCACTATCATGTGACAGAGCTCCAGCCTCGTGTGGTGCCCCAAATCCAGGAGTCTCAGCCCGATGGCCATCTTTGTGTCAACCACCAGGCCTTCAACTCTGCCCCAGCCCAGGCCGTATTGGGGCTCATCCTTCTGCTGCCACTAGGCCTGACCCTGGGCCTCCTCTGCTGAGCTAGTCATCCTGAGAGCTGACCCCGCTTCCAGGACTTCCACACTGCCCCCAAGGACAGATGCCTGGCCCAGGAATGGACCTGGCCCTTCCCTGACATCTTTTGGGTCTTGGGACTGGCTTAAGCCACTCCTTCCTCCCAGAACCCTGTGGGAGTCCAAGGCACTATCCTGACCTTTGAGCCCACTCTTCTGGGTTTGTTCTTTGCAACTACGGTCCACAGTCAGGTGTTTTACTACCTGTGGTATTGGCTAGGACCTCTAGCCACCCCCACCTACTGTTCACAACCCTCCTCACTGGGCTCCTATGGAGCCCCCAAGGACCCTTAGCTATGAAAATGAGCCAAGGCTCCCTACCCTGTTTCTAGAAAACTGGGTACCTGCCCAGCTAATTGCTGCTAAAGAACTGGCTCTAGCACCCTACCAGTTCTGCCTGATGAGCCCCATCACTTCACCTTCTTCCTGTATTCTGAGCGGGGACTGCCTCTGGGCAGCATGTTTTCAAGAACAGAAAAGGCCCCAATCTTGCCCCATCGGCTGCCATGCCCTCCTCGAACCTCAACTCCTAGACTCCGGAGGACTGAGCCCCCACCGGAACTGGGCTTGGGCTTGGATCTGGGGTGAGGGGTAGAAAGAACAAGGAGTAAAATGTTTTGAGCACAATTGGCTCTGTGTGTGGCGTGCAACAAAGAACATCAGCTCTtagcctctccctcccacctccaaaGTCCAGAACCACGGCAgaacttactttattttaaaaaatgatgaaacaggTCTGTACATATTTACAGGCTAGGGGACAAGGAGATAAAGGTCCAGCAGCAGGGGCACAGGCCATTCACTTCTTGGAGAGTTTCACTTGCTTGTGCTTGGGGGGGGCCCActtgagacagacagagtccactgtggggagacagacatgagaggcagggctgggcctcTGGGCCCAGGCCAGGTATCACCTCTAGGTGAGAACAAGGGCAGACTGAGTCCtaggaagggggcagggaagcCTGGGAATGACTGACTAGCCTGCCCCAGGCTTCAGTCCTGGGAGCTGGTCAGACTAGTTTGGGATCATGTGACAGCAAAAAGGTAGCTCTGGCTCCTCAACACCTACCCCCTACCACACACAACCtgggcagcccccgcccccctACCTGTTATGGGTGGTTTCTTATACTGAGCACTTTTGAGGTGTTCTTCTACCAGCTTGGGTGTGACACAGATCACATGCTGGCCCTTCCAGTACTTGACCATATTGAGGGACTGTAGGGTGCTGATGATGTCATTCTGGGTGATGCTGGTCATCTGACTGCAGAAAGGGATTGGAGTAGTTGCTGGGGAGAGTTCCCTTGTGGGGTCTGACTGGGACAGCAAAAGGGGACAAGGAGACAGACAAGATCATGGCCAACCTTAGATTCTTCTAAGGGTTCCTCTTTAAGGGTTCCAGGACCCTCACCTAAGATCCTTGATGGACAGTGTGCCCCGGAAGTCTCGCAGGATCTCCAGCAGGACCCAAGACCAGTAGCTGCGGTAGCTGAGCTTGCCCAGGTCAGACAGTGGCTTCTCAGGGGAGCCTACTGTGCTCTCTAGCTTGGAGAGCTCGTAACCTGGCAGTGGTGGAAAGAAGGATTCTGAACACCCGGCCCTGAGGTGGCACCCCCACCGTAGTTGCCCCTTCCTTGACAGGCCAGGAACCACTCACTGAAAGCAATGAGGAATTTTCCATAGCCACGCCGCTGGTAGGGGGGCAGAGTCAGGATGCAGGCCACATTGTTCCCATCTGGAGACTCCTTCTCCTACAGGGGTGTGTGGTCAGGACCTCTGGGGAGGCTCAGTCCTTTCTCTGGTTCATAGTCCCCACCCTCCCTCAACCCGggctccccaccccagcaccttAGAGAAGTAGCCAACAATGTGGGCCCCCTGCCTGTCCACTTCAGTCAAGATGTAAAAGACGAAGGGCTCCACATCGAAGTACAACGTCTTGTGGTCCAGGAAAAGCTTGGCCAGCAGACACAGGTTCTGACAGTAAATCTGAGGAGTGGGGAGGTAGAAGCAGGCTCAGGGAGCAGGTATAACGCTCCCACCTCGGCCTGGGCTGTGGCTGCCACCCTGCTATGCAAGTGCCAGGCATTAGAGAGCAGCCAGTGCCAGGCCAGtgagaagcaggctcctcacGATATTTAGAATTGGAAGGAGTCTTACCGTCATTTTCTGATGGACAGGGAAACTGAAAACCAGAGAGCTAGATTAATCTGttaccacttctttttttgttttttttctttcctttttttcttccaaagattttatttttaagtaatctctacacccaacataaggctcaaactcacaaccctgagatcaagagtcacgtgctccaccaatAGCCAGCCAAGGGCCCCAttcagttaccatttttttttttttttttaataggtttcatgcccagctttggagcccaaagcagggcttgaactcataatccTGAAATCAGAGCTGAAAGTttagccgattgagccacccaggcacccctcagttacCACTTCTAAGTGCTAAATAGGAGTTCAATCTTCAGGGACATTAAATCTTATGTTtcagattgggaaactgaggctcagaggagctaTGGCTGGCATGAGGTCCCACGGCTGCTGAGTGCTACAGCAGGATTCAAACTGGTATAGACGTTCTGTCTTGTTCAGAGCAAGCACCAAGCTTCATGCTTAGCCTCGTGCttggtaaatgtttgctgaatgggTGAGCTTTgagcctgactccaaagcctgagCTGTCTGCCCACTTGGCCACACTCTGCTGAGGCCCAGATACCCACTCAGGCTAGAGACCGACATCAGAAGGGACAATGAGACTGTGAGGGTGGCTTCATGGCACAGATCAAGAGGCCCACTGATTTAGGACACCTTTTACACCCACTCTTATTTGACCCAACAATTGTGAAGCCCAGCATTGCTAGTGCACTTTGCttaggaagaaactgaggctctgggaagGGGCAGTGCTTGCCTGAGGCTTCAAAGTTAACCAAGGGTAGAGCTAGAAAGAACATCCACACCTCCTGCTGGAGCCCTTTGTGCcactccccctgttcatgctcaggCAAAGCAGGGGACTCAGGCCAGGTTAAGGGCTAATATTCCCCAAGCTATTTATCACAAGGCTGACTGAGCCCAAGAG
Coding sequences:
- the PRSS36 gene encoding polyserase-2 isoform X1, giving the protein MSQHLLLPFVILAISPIPGALQDSALSPTQEEPEDLDCGRPEPSTRIMGGSEAQPGSWPWQVSLHQRGGHICGGSLIAPSWVLSAAHCFVTNGTLEPATEWSVLLGVHSQDGPLDSAHARAVAAILVPDNYSSVELGADLALVRLASPARLGPAVRPICLPRASHRFAHGTACWATGWGDIQEADPLPLPWALQEVELRLLGEAACQCLYSRPGPFNLTFQLLPGMLCAGYPEGRRDTCQGDSGGPLVCEEGGQWFQAGITSFGFGCGRRNRPGVFTAVAPYEAWIRQQVMGSEPGPAFPTQSWEPQPGPWEPTDENCTIALPECGKAPRPGTWPWEARVMVPGSRPCHGALVSESWVLAPASCFLDPINSDLLPRDLDNWRVLLPSRPRAELVARFVPHENASWDDTSDLALLQLQTPVNLSTASRPVCLPHPEHYFLPRSRCRLARWGRGEPEPGPSTLLEAELLGGWWCHCLYGRQGESVPPPGDPPHALCPAYQEEEEAGRCWNYSHWSLLCQEEGTWFLAGISDFSSGCLRPRAFYPLQTHGPWISHVTRGAYLEDQLTWDWGPEGEETETQACPPHTEHGACGLRPEPAVMGILWPWLAEVHVAGNQVCTGILVAPGWVVAATHCVLRPGFTTVPYIEVYLGRAGASPLPQGHQVSRLVISIRLPRHLGLRPPLALLELSSRVEPSPSALPICLHPGGIPLGASCWVLGWKDPRDRVPVAAAVSILTPRLCHCLYQGILPPGTLCVLYSEGQEDRCEVTSAPPLLCQTEGGSWVLMGMAVRGSRELFAAIGPEEAWIAQTVGEAHFLPPNGYPHWPPEGSDLCPPDLARASGSPQAALLLLLLLLPLIQG
- the PRSS36 gene encoding polyserase-2 isoform X2, which produces MSQHLLLPFVILAISPIPGALQDSALSPTQEEPEDLDCGRPEPSTRIMGGSEAQPGSWPWQVSLHQRGGHICGGSLIAPSWVLSAAHCFVTNGTLEPATEWSVLLGVHSQDGPLDSAHARAVAAILVPDNYSSVELGADLALVRLASPARLGPAVRPICLPRASHRFAHGTACWATGWGDIQEADPLPLPWALQEVELRLLGEAACQCLYSRPGPFNLTFQLLPGMLCAGYPEGRRDTCQGDSGGPLVCEEGGQWFQAGITSFGFGCGRRNRPGVFTAVAPYEAWIRQQVMGSEPGPAFPTQSWEPQPGPWEPTDENCTIALPECGKAPRPGTWPWEARVMVPGSRPCHGALVSESWVLAPASCFLDPINSDLLPRDLDNWRVLLPSRPRAELVARFVPHENASWDDTSDLALLQLQTPVNLSTASRPVCLPHPEHYFLPRSRCRLARWGRGEPEPGPSTLLEAELLGGWWCHCLYGRQGESVPPPGDPPHALCPAYQEEEENYSHWSLLCQEEGTWFLAGISDFSSGCLRPRAFYPLQTHGPWISHVTRGAYLEDQLTWDWGPEGEETETQACPPHTEHGACGLRPEPAVMGILWPWLAEVHVAGNQVCTGILVAPGWVVAATHCVLRPGFTTVPYIEVYLGRAGASPLPQGHQVSRLVISIRLPRHLGLRPPLALLELSSRVEPSPSALPICLHPGGIPLGASCWVLGWKDPRDRVPVAAAVSILTPRLCHCLYQGILPPGTLCVLYSEGQEDRCEVTSAPPLLCQTEGGSWVLMGMAVRGSRELFAAIGPEEAWIAQTVGEAHFLPPNGYPHWPPEGSDLCPPDLARASGSPQAALLLLLLLLPLIQG